The following are encoded together in the Iodobacter fluviatilis genome:
- a CDS encoding transporter substrate-binding domain-containing protein, with the protein MRKFLLAAALLGFTIHASATDLLDTIKQRGTLKIAVEGTYPPFNFKENNVLTGFEVELAKALAQKIGVKAEFSTSEWSAMLAGLQAGKYDIVINQVGITDKRKETFDFSEPYTLSSPQLIVRNNDTRVFKSLEDLKGKKLGLGQGTNYADIAKAVGGIDVKTYPGSQEYLQDLALSRIDAALNDSLLIPYIVKKTKLPLKAGAPLGDIEKSGIPFVKGNPKFKASLNKALADLQAEGSFAKISKKWFDRDVSKAPTAQ; encoded by the coding sequence ATGCGCAAATTCTTACTTGCTGCAGCTCTATTGGGTTTTACAATTCACGCTAGTGCCACTGATTTACTCGATACGATTAAACAACGTGGCACACTAAAAATTGCGGTTGAAGGCACTTACCCCCCTTTTAACTTCAAAGAAAACAATGTGTTAACAGGATTTGAAGTTGAGCTAGCTAAAGCTTTAGCGCAAAAAATTGGGGTAAAAGCGGAGTTTAGTACCAGCGAGTGGAGCGCCATGCTGGCAGGCCTACAGGCGGGTAAGTACGATATTGTAATTAACCAAGTAGGTATTACTGATAAACGTAAAGAAACTTTTGATTTTTCTGAGCCTTATACACTATCTAGCCCGCAACTGATTGTGCGCAACAATGACACACGCGTATTCAAAAGTTTAGAAGATTTAAAAGGTAAAAAACTGGGCTTGGGCCAAGGCACTAACTATGCCGATATCGCCAAGGCTGTAGGAGGAATCGACGTTAAGACTTATCCAGGCTCCCAAGAATATCTGCAAGATTTAGCGCTTAGCCGTATTGATGCAGCGCTGAACGATAGCTTGCTTATCCCTTATATTGTTAAGAAAACTAAATTGCCACTGAAAGCTGGTGCTCCGCTGGGCGATATCGAGAAATCAGGGATTCCTTTTGTAAAAGGCAATCCTAAATTTAAGGCATCCTTAAACAAAGCCTTAGCTGATCTACAAGCAGAGGGTAGTTTCGCCAAAATATCTAAAAAATGGTTTGATCGCGATGTGAGCAAAGCCCCTACTGCACAATAA
- a CDS encoding substrate-binding periplasmic protein, with product MKSTLLTLIILSSPAQALTLTTEDYPPFNIVDAKSQQVSGISTEKVIEVMARAKESYTITAYPWVRAYQLAQKERDTCVFSTTRTPERVALFQWVGPLVKNNWYIFAKQGDNRAPKNLDELKPYSIGAYHGDAIAEYLLKNGFKVDLAKADEDNPQKLLKNRFDFWATGELLGLAILKRKNLSDKISPILLFNQTELYLACNLNVDKKKIDIYNKILQSMDKDGSNLAIENKYRK from the coding sequence ATGAAATCAACGCTTTTGACTCTAATCATACTGAGCAGCCCAGCACAAGCACTGACCTTAACCACGGAGGACTACCCGCCGTTTAATATCGTGGATGCAAAAAGCCAGCAGGTTAGCGGCATCTCTACAGAGAAAGTAATTGAAGTGATGGCACGTGCCAAAGAAAGCTATACCATCACCGCCTATCCTTGGGTCAGGGCTTATCAATTAGCTCAAAAAGAGCGCGATACTTGCGTTTTTTCGACCACTCGCACTCCAGAGCGCGTAGCGCTATTTCAATGGGTAGGCCCTTTAGTCAAAAATAATTGGTATATCTTTGCCAAACAAGGTGATAATCGCGCGCCTAAAAATCTAGATGAATTAAAGCCTTATTCAATTGGCGCATATCACGGCGATGCAATCGCTGAATATTTACTTAAGAATGGCTTTAAAGTTGATCTTGCAAAAGCAGATGAAGACAACCCACAAAAACTATTAAAGAATCGTTTTGATTTTTGGGCTACGGGTGAACTCCTTGGCTTAGCTATTTTAAAAAGGAAAAACTTATCAGATAAGATATCGCCCATTCTTTTATTTAACCAAACAGAATTGTATCTGGCTTGTAATCTAAACGTAGATAAAAAAAAGATAGATATTTACAATAAAATTTTGCAAAGCATGGATAAAGATGGAAGCAACTTAGCCATAGAAAATAAATATAGAAAATAA
- a CDS encoding 2-oxoglutarate and iron-dependent oxygenase domain-containing protein — translation MSLPILDLSLFESENRDEFLRDLRYAARDYGFFICVVMASVSVISRTC, via the coding sequence ATGAGCTTGCCCATTTTAGATTTATCCCTGTTTGAAAGTGAAAATCGTGATGAATTCTTGCGTGATCTGCGCTATGCCGCGCGGGATTACGGTTTTTTTATTTGCGTGGTCATGGCATCGGTGAGCGTTATCAGCAGGACATGCTGA